The genome window TGTGGAGTGGATTATGGGGAATTCTCTCCACGTTTTAGGAGTGGTGCATCATGGTTTGATTACATGGAGCTTTATGAAAAGTTTTCTTGTAGAATTCACTAAGTATCTTCTGGTCGTCCATGCCCTTGTGTCAGTCCTGGACGACCATCATGAGATTGAATGGTCTTGCTATTAATGGACGAGTATCGGTCATATACATGATGCCATTGTTGGGCTTCTCTCTTAAGGTTTTCTAGATGCAATTAGGCTATAGATGTGGTTTGATTGTCTGGACAACCATTATGGACGAATCTTGTAAACTTGAGCCCCCATCATAACCTATACTTCAAACTGTTCCAAATAGTAGTAATCCTCGAACTATttcaaacaataacaaaaaaatatctaagTGTTCCATCAACTTCAAAATACACATTTATCTCTGCAAGCACCTTCACTTCTACACATTTAACCATAAGAAATGTTGTCCACTTTTGCACTTGTgcattcttataaaattttgtaattcttcTAGATGTCTCACTTGTAGCAACCATTGTCTCTACTAACACTCCAAACCTGTAACTTCTTGTTACTTCATTGGGTCCAACTTGAAAGGGTGCACAAAGATGTTAATCTACTAGAAACAACATAGGCAATTTTGTTGTAACATAtaaatgtaataataataacctaaGATGCTGGTTGACTTCGATGTACTCCTTCACATTGGGGTGTTGGCTAACTTTGTGTTGTGACATTTCTTTTCCTAACCTGAAAATGCATTGTAGTTTCATTTCAGTACACTAACTATAAATCTGTGATTTTTTCATATGAGACTAACAAATATTGTGCAAACATATTTTCTAAGACACAAGGTCTCATTAGTTAAGCCTTTTACTTTGGAGGCTATTTCATCACTGCTAATATACTGTGCAAgcatatcatcatcatcactttCACTGCATCCAAAATGAACCCTATGAGCACTATCCTCTTCACTAACAACCCCATCCACTTTATCTCCCTCATCAAAATTACCCACCTCATTATCACCACCTCCCCCATCTCCCTCATTACCAATAGCATTCTCATAATCATCTAAGAACATAACATATACTTCCACTTCATTATAACCTCTAATACACTTCACCATGTTCATTACATCAACATCATTCTCCAAAGGTTTTAACCCACCTGCAAATGGCATTGTAGGCACtctgtaaataaataaatcatattcACCATACCCAAAATTTTTGGCCTTATTCCATATCTCAACAACTGACATTTCATTGAAATTATTGTCTTCATATATCTTTACCTCCCCTCCTTCGTATCTGTATGGATTATTCCTAATCTTCCCCCATTAGTAAAGGGCAATTGTGAAGTCAAAGTCGTCCATTCCTATAACAAGAGCAAAGAATCTACTGTTAAAAACTGACATTGCAAAGggctgaatttttattattactagtcgctaacccgtgcatcgcacgggttaatCAATTAAATGACTATTacaaatagtttaaaaaaaaaaaaacatgttctTTGATTCCAAATGTAGGATATTCCACATAACACATAAAGGCCACACCTTGGTTGCTTTATGGCAATGAAAACATTATTACCAACATTCCAATAGCTCATAAGTCATAGCTTCAAACACAAATTTGGGCACAATCTTTATTATCTAATAAAGATGAGAGTAGGACTTGTAAAATAAGTATTATTAAGTTATTAATATGTAAAGGGAATAATTTATaacaataatagttttatactgaatatatatatatatatatatatattggcttAGCAATTATTAGTAGAACgtaattagtttaaatttctttattagttCTATCAttttagtcaaaaaaaaaaaatctttattagttgatttaaatttctttaatagataagaaaagaaaagtgagagtTATATATTAATCTAAACTTTGTGATTGGTTTTATATAGaatattgattttaaatttctttattagataagaaaagagagagttaTGTATTAATCCAAACTTTGTGTTCAGGTCAAACTTATCTAATATAGTATTCTTTAAAATTGGATAGATTggattgttataaaaaattgaaagttattttggtaattggtGGGATAAGAATAAgatgatccaaaaaaaaaaaaaaaggtggagtAACATTGAAAGCAAATTTTTACAATGCAAATACTTTGAAGGGATAAGCATAAGTTTAAACGTGATAATTGATAAGCttaaatagaacaaaatttaaaatatatacatatatgattAAAGAAGAGTAGAAGGTGGTTGTGGTGGTAGTGAAAGGTGGTGTTGAGTAAAGAGTTgataatgaaacaaaatttaaaacaagaaCAATAGTAAAAGCCTTAATATTGTtcacatttatttcttttccagtACAATTCCAGCAACAAATGAAGCATCAAATTGATAACCTTTCCACACATTTTTTACTATATAGtttgatccaaaaaaaaaaaggtggagtAACATTGAAAGCAATTTTTTACATTgcacattttttactatttagtttctaacaaaaccaaaaactcAAACTTTGCTCATTCAATCAGTTCCCAattgaaccaaaaataaattccaaTTTCCCTCATCATTCCCTCACTTAATCCTCAATTTTCTTAGTAACCAATCAAAAACCTCATCTTTCTAATTACGCAAACTAAAAAATCCCCTTGAGTTATACTTGAGTTATACTTGAGTTATactctttaaagaaaaataacaaataacaaagcATATATAATCACAACTTTCTCAGGAAACAAACAGAGATGGAAagcgagagagagaaagtgaattAGGACAAGAAGGAAAGAACCTTAGCATGTGGATTCAAGAAGAGGTGACATGTCAGCCTAGACCGAGTCGTCGCCAGAGGGAATGGTGGTGTGTTCGGGTACAGAGACCTTCACTGCCGCATCATCTGCCACTTTTTTGCTGATTGATGCTTTCTGGGTTATTTTCAATGCTttggattctctctctctcactctatcTTTGAGTTTGCTTTGCTTTGGGACTGTTGGTCTGCGCAAACGCAAAGTGCTTTTCTTAACGAAGAAGACCcaagttttttgtttaaaataaaacctaagatatcaaaaaattaaaacaaatcaaatggCAGAGAACCAAAGTCTGATTTATGgattcaacaacacatcaaaCCATAACAAAACCAATTACAAGAAAACTTAAATCTCACCATAAAACCATAATAgaaccaacccaaaaaaaccaaaaattaaacatgCATAACAGAATGAACAACACATATTCATTACAgagcaaataaaaaatcaaaattaaattgctgcaaaaccataacaaaacaaaagggcctaaaacaaaattggagCAGAAAATTAGTAATTCCGTAAGACCCAAAACTATAAGCaatcttttttgtaattttcgtaatctataaaatagtttgacttgaaaatgaaaagagacAAACAAAATCATATGAAATCAACATGTTCTCCAAAACCAAATAGGATTACAAAAATGTACCAAGCTTTAGAGGTCAAGACTTGAGCTAGCAAAGGCTATGATCAGAGAGAGCGAGACTAAGAGAAGTGGGATGCTCTGCGTTTAAGCTGAAGAGAAACCAATGAGGGGCAGCGTGAAGAGACAGATAAGTattaggtttcaaaaaaaaaaaaaaaaaaaaaaaaaaaagaagaagagataagTATTAGGTTTTGAAAagagtgtttttaatttaattttttatcttttaaatattgtgttgtgctaatgtggaaaattgtggtgccagcagagacttcggttatatatatatagattattttttaagttattctACAAGATAAACAATGAATTATTTGACAAATGGTTGAATTATTTGACAAGCAAGGAATTGAATGTTTTAGAGTTTTTAAAATACATTTGATATTTGGACACCACAATAACGGTAACTATTGTACACCAATTCAAACAAATTGGTTAATCTGATGTACAAATGTTGGATCGTCGATATTTTGTTCATGATAATTTGAAAAGGAATCAGCTTATGACTTTTTTTGCTATCTATGATAGACCATAGTCAAAAGGTTGATGTTATTTAATGTGATTGTAAATTGAGATGTCTTAGCAGCTTAAATTGAATGTTTGTTGAGTAATTAAAGTTTGAGTTTGTGAGTGCAATGCCTCTCTAAGAGTATTAGCATTAGGGGTGTAAACACCcccagttgctattttacaCACTAAACCCATAAAAAGGAGCTCCATCTAGGTatggaaacttaaaaaaattttgcaacctGCTACAGTAAGTATAGGTATATACAACCTACTGTAGCAAGGAtggataaataaaatattaatttttctttcctctctcttctctttcttctcaatctccgactctctctctctctcttcttctttactttttcaatCACTCTCACTCTCTATCTCCAATTCTTATCTTTTCTTCTCTCACTCTCCaactcttctctcttctctgttctttcttcatctttctctctcgaTTTGGTggtatttttttggttggttgtgggttgtgggttgggTGGGGCTGTGGTGGAGACGTGGGCTGTGAGTTGTGGGTCAAATGGGCCTGTGGTGGAGACGAGATCTGTGGctttttggtggttgtgggtgatGCAACGGTGGTGGCATAGGGATTGTGGGTCAGATGGGCTATGGGTTGGCATTTAGATGGTCGAATTGGTGTTGGTATGGTGATTGGGTGGCCTGATCGGTGGTGGTTTAGTGTTTGGGTgctggtatttttttttttttttttggtcctgtTTTGTTGGTGGCTTTTGCCTTGGTGGGGTGTGTGTGGTGGGGGGgggtggttgtggttgttgcCTTGCAGGGGTGTGTGTGGTGGTACGGTGGTGGTTGTAATTGGTGTTTAGGTGCTAGGtttcccccccccctcctctctctctctctctctctctttgttttgttgGTGGTTTCTACCTTGGTGGGGTGTGTGGTGGTGCGGTGGTGGTTGTGATTGGTGATTGGTGTTTGggcgtggttttttttttttttttgtgcctaTTTTGTTGATGGTTGCTGCCTTGCTAGGTTGTGTATGGTGGTGGGGTGGTGGGGGCTGTGATTGGTTTGCTTGGGAGATaaagacagagaaagagaggaatgggagatgagagagaaatgagttatttttttattttttattttatatatttgggtTGTGGGTGATGTTGGCGGGTAGCAATGAGAAGATTTTTTGGGTAGGACACAGAGATGGGagagaaatataattttttgtatttgtatagtttatattattttaatgagttgtatgtaaaaatagaaactgagATATTGGATAAGTTGTAAAATAggatagtaaaatagataaagtaggttttgaaGATGCATaatagaacttttttgcatctttggatgtgaatgctctaaaagcCTCTTTTATTACTATTGATCTCAAACTTTCCAAAACATCATTGTCCAAACtaaataaatgattaaataagATCAATTCTGAAGCAACACCACTAATGGCAGTTAGTAAAAGGATTAatataactcaattttaaaacttaatggACCAATTGTATTCGCTTCAAACCTGAGGGACCAATTGCACACACAGAATAAACTTGAGGAACTAACATTGTAGTTTTGCCtataataaatattaagaaTTTAGGATGCAATAACTACACTTGTTAAAGGACCAAAACGTGGAAAGAAACATGGGAAGTAGAAGTAGTAGCTCCCAAGACATTTACTGTTCTGTGTAGTGCCTAGAGTAAGGACAAGTGATATTGATGTTGTGTTGAGAGCGTAGGGATAACTGCCAGTAACTATGGAAGATCTCAATCAAGTATAAATAGAGAACTTATTCTCAAGAAAGAGACACCCTTCTCCACTAACAAATTTGTTTACATAGAGATCATTTTCTTGTAATTATAATTTCTTATTAGGTTTTTTGAGTTCGTAGGATTTAGAAGGAACTCATGCCGATAAGTTTATTATCTTGTTATATATTACTTTGACTAATCTTATTTATATAGGCTAGCTTCAATTAGTTCGATTCAAGTTCTCAGTTGTTATTCATGTTTGATCCTAAAATTCTTTTCCATTGATCTAAGTTGATGTAAACTAGTAGGTTTTTGATCTGTAATTTAAAAACTGCCTAGACATCGAAATTTCTACTTGCTTTGATAGTTTACATAATCATGAAGTACTCCGTTTACTTGAAATTGATGGTTTTAGATCTCACTTAGAATTTAGGTATGGTACTTGTTCACTTAGGGCCAGCTTGGATTGAAGGAGGATGGAGGGGGAgtggaggagagtagagtagagttgactGAAAATAGGATAATTTTGAGCCAATTCCACTCTagctactctactccccctcaatccaaacagaccattagAGTTACAGTTTATTTGCATTCCATAATCCTCTATTATTAGTATCTTCTCcatcaaacttaaaaaagtCCTCATAGGCTctgtttgggagttcataagggaatggaatggaatgaaatgatcataagggaatggaaaggaatggaattgaatggaatgtatttaagtaacggaaaggaatggaatgaaatggaattaagtaaccttgattggatgttttaaaataaaggaatgaaaattaatggaatgtaagtaatcatatttgggagcaacatggagggaatggaatggaattattttataacaatattactattagacccctattttaaaataaagagttgaatatacagaggtattttgggagttttagtgaaaaaatcattaaatctaattctaTTCCCTCttattcctcccaattttggggGGAAttaaaatttgaggttttaagggaatagagaggaatgagtgttccctcctacccattccattccctcctacttaaactcctaaataaaggaatggactttccattctctccattaaaactcccaaactagggaatgaaagaatattctaaaatgattcttttcattcctttccattccattccattccctcttcCCAAACAAAGCCTAAATTTAAGGAACATCACTCTTTTATGAAAATTCAATGTAgatatctataatattttacaaatatgGAACGTATCAAAATCAATCTTCTAGTTCTTTCTTAGCTGTTAACTTAGTTCACACTCTACTATACTTTTTCCTCCCCGACTTTGATGAAAAAGCAAAAGTCAATACGTGCTCTTTACGGTGTGCCCAATCAAATCCTATTCATACCAAACTCCCAAGTCCCAATTCCAAGaccttaattacaaaaattcaacGTTTTTTGCATGGTAGTTAGATTTTTCTAGAAGTAAGTTTAAAATGTAAGAAAGATTGACCCAAAATGAAGGAGGTCTTATAAGAGGGTCCTTAAGCGTTAGACTTCAGTACTCTTCATAGTAGAGCAATGGTAACTTAGAAGTTTGATAATGCTCAAAATTTTCAGCAGGTCTATTGTCCAAACCCGCAGTCTTCCGTGAAGGATGAAGAGTAGTGAACCTGCAAAAAATAGAAACACTTTCAAAGAGCATCGGTGTGGTGCCAACCTAAGACCctctgaaggtcaagttagaaacTGATAGTGAGCTATTTTGGAGAGGAGTTTCTGAAAAGTATTTTTTGCGTACCTTAGGATTAGAGTGTCTCAGTGTTTATATAGGAGTTTTTGGATGATCACAGTAGCTGAATTATAGGGATATGGGGTTATCCCATAGCTAACGTGTTGGAGTTGGGAACTATCCCATAGATGATCCATAGGGAGTGAGGAGTCATCCATAACTGATTTGTAGGAGATAGGGTTTATCTCATTACCAGTAGTCGTGTGTTTGTAGGAGAGTCTTAGGTGATGTGGGCATTGTAACATGAGTTCAGTGTGCTTGGTCATACTTATTAGCTTTTGGTCATGACGTATATCCATGATGGTCGCATTTGGTCTTTTGCTTTTGGTGAGTAGGTGCTCTTTGGAAGACCCCCTTATTTGGGAAGAGTAGCACACTCCGGAAGAGTAGCTATAGAGTTAGTCAAAATATTCCGTCAAAATATTCCCTATCAGCTGCCCCTTATTCCTTGTTCATCTCTTTTATGGGTGGGCCACGGaattaatcattttttgtttttttttttttaattttatttttcacaacacgTGGCATCCTAGGATAGGGCAATAGTCATGTCATTTGGTATTCTcgagattttttttcctataaatagGTGAATTTCCCCTTAAACCTCATTTATTTTCGAAATTTTTGTTCATACCACCTTCAGAACTCATTTTGTTGTTTGCTTTGTACTCGTCCATTTCCTACTCATTCGAGTTCTTTAAGTTTGGTTCGAGGTCGTTAGCCCATTTATTCGTCTGAAATTTTTGAGTCTCAATACTCGTGGTCGTCTACTTTTGTGGTTGTCTAACTTTTTAAGGTTCACATATTTGTGGTTGTCGCTTTGGTGGTTGTCCTACTTTCAAGCTTACTTGCTTGTAATCATTTGCTTCGCTGGTCGTTCGGATTTTTAGGCTCATGTACTTGTGGTCGTCACTTTGGTGGTCACCTAAATTCTCAAGGTCACGCGCTCGTGGTCATCTGCTTCTCTGGTAGGTTACTTCACCCCTTTTCTTTCTATTACCCTTGTTAGATAAGAAGAATTAGATGACTGGAATGGacttagttttattttttcattgtaGGTATGAGAATGAGTGAGTTCGGGTCCACCAATAGCCCCTTGTCATCCAAACGTTGAAAATTGGATGACCGTGGGTTACCACGAAGTGTCAGTATGGATTCAATTGATGATATGCTGTCCTTAGAGTCATTACACACAGGTCCATCTAGAGATGTGCTATGAAATAACTCGTCTGGTTCTGAGTCTTCTTAATTCAGCTCTGAAGTTGGGTCGTTAGGCTATGCTTCAGCGAGTGGGGATGATGGTACTCCTCCACCCGAGGGGCTTAATCATCCCTTTATCTTACTTGACGAATGGGAGGTGAATAAGCATTGTTCCTTTCTTTCTGACTCTGGCTAGCTAAGTTAAGGTCTGACTTTCAGATTCCTTATAATGTGCCCACTAGGATAGCTAAAATTGGTGAGAACTGTTACTCCCATGATGGAGAAGGTGTTGGGCTTTGTGAGGCGTCCTTTATAAGTCGGTTGAGGCTTCCACTTAACAAACTCACTAGGAAGTTTCTCAGGAAGTTATGTATAGCTATATCATAACTAGCACCCAACTCTTGGCGTGCTTTTATGGGGGCTCAAATCCTTTGGGGGATTATAAGTGAGGGCCAAAAGGCCCTTTCCATGGATGAATTTTTATACTGTTACAAGCCCATTCATGCTTCTAAGGCCAAGGGGATGTATTACTTCAAGTGTAGAAAAAAGGAGCGTCAGTTAGTCATTAAGATTCCCTCATCCCATAGGGACTAGaaggagaaaattttctttgtgcTTGGGTTTGATTGGGTATATTGCCCTGATGAGGTTACTGCAGAACCAGTAGGCTGTACTTTGGGGGTATTACCCAATTCTGGTGAGTTGCCTATCTAGCTTACTCGTTCgctttactcttttttatttttttattttttatatactaacttgcttttcaattttcagctcAAGTTTTGCCAAGGTTAACTGCAAAGTAGCTAGGAAGAATAGAAAGGGCAACAAGCTTCTTGGTTGCTGGACATAACTGGAGGGTCTTGGTTACGGTGGACAACCTTCATAGATACTGTTCAGGACCTGTGCCCTCTGTAGTGGCCCGTTGTCGCGAGAGCACCTCCTATAGACATGTGTTTTAATTTAGCTCgttcatttcatttttagcATATGCATTGACATCTATTTTGCAAAGATGGAGGTGGGTGCagccaagaaaaataaaaaggttcaGGAGGCGGCTACTCTTGCTACAGTAGTAATTAAGAAAGGGAAGTTTCAACTTCCTAAGCCTGGTGACAAGAGGAAGTTTGGTGTGGACACTTCCCAAAAGCCCTTTGGGACCATTACTCATTCGAAGGAGACTCCAATTTATCCTTTAGTGATTCCTAGTCGTCCGGCTTTTGTTGAGCATCCAAGGGCACCTGGTAGGGGAAAAGGACCTTTCACTCCTCCCAAACCTCCCCTTCTCCTTAATGATGATATTTATGCTGTGGAGCGAGTCATGTCTATTATCAAGGAGGAGGATATAAATGATTGTGACGAGTATGCTCCTACAGCTTTTGGGGAGTCTGGGCTGCATGACCTTGCCAAGgtatttctttttcacttttttttttgggtaaatactCATTACTCATCCCCTTCTTGCTCATCTGCTCGTCTATCATTTAGGCAATGGTGAGGATGAAGACTCTTGAGCTAAGGTGCGGGGACTATGAGGACCAAGTGGTCAATCTTCAGAAGTGTGTGAAGGGCAACAATGAGGTCATCAAAGAGCTGTAGGGATCTGTCACCCCATTGACAGAGGAAGTTGCTCTTTTGGGGGGCAAAGTGAAAGAGCTCGAGGATCAATGCTCTTCTCATGCAAACCTTTTCATTGCTGTAGAGGAGGAGAAATATGCCTCTCTAAGGAGTTGGAAAAACTGCGAGGGGAGCCGAGCAATGTTGAGACAAGTGCCATTGCTAAGCACTCATCCTCTCATGAGTACCTTTATGATCTGGGCATCCAGTATGTGCATGGATTTGAATACTTCCAAGCTTAAGCTTCTTTAGCCTTTAAGTACTTAGACTTTTCAAAGATTGAAATCCGCGCTGAGGAGGGTTCTATTGCTACTATGATAAGTGATGATATTGACCAAGAAGTTGATGGTGCTGTCGAGGAGGAAAGATGGGATGACCAAGCTTGCCATTAGACTTAGTTTATTTTCTACACTTTC of Quercus lobata isolate SW786 chromosome 8, ValleyOak3.0 Primary Assembly, whole genome shotgun sequence contains these proteins:
- the LOC115954745 gene encoding uncharacterized protein LOC115954745: MEVGAAKKNKKVQEAATLATVVIKKGKFQLPKPGDKRKFGVDTSQKPFGTITHSKETPIYPLVIPSRPAFVEHPRAPGRGKGPFTPPKPPLLLNDDIYAVERVMSIIKEEDINDCDEYAPTAFGESGLHDLAKAMVRMKTLELRCGDYEDQVVNLQKCVKGNNEVIKEL